The genomic DNA aagaaagaaagagggacaTGATTGAAGTGATATTTGATTTGACACAATGTTGGCACCGGCCGGTTGCGAATTAGGTATACTTTCTCCAAGTGGACCCCGCTTTCCATCTGTCTCTCTGTCAATccgccatcttcttcttctaacttcttcttcctccatgtTCAGTCGTCTTTCTTTTACGGCGTCCCCTTCGCTTCCACTCTTCTACAGTGCTATGTTTTCGAGCTTTCATGGAGCATGCTTCCATTCCATGCCCACTTGGATTCTTACTCTTGCAGCTCCATTAACCACGCAAATGTATTATGAACCCACAAAACGTGCTAAAGAAAAGAAGCTtgttctgtcaagaaaacaacCAAATTTAACTCTACGGAATTAGTTTCATTCTATGACAAGTTGAATTATCCTGTGACgtggaaaaagaaattaattaagctgcaaGTTAATGCATACAAGCAGGCAGAACAGTAAGGAAGCTACTGAGCTACCTAAATGggatattataattatataaatatatatcactTTATAAGGgcccaaaaataaataactttgtGCCAATGGCCGGGCTAGCTGTAAGTGATGCATGTAGAATAGATTATAAATATGTTGACACAGAGATACGAGTATATGTGGAAAATACTACAGGGGCTGGTTCCCTGTTTTGTTTCCCTTTTTGTCTAGAAATGGATTTGATTCAGCAAAAACCATACATCTCTAAGAAGCTAAGGAGTAATGTGCGCAAGAGGTGGGACACTTAGGTTTGTAAACTGCCCTAAATAATAAATGGGAAATGCTACTCTATAAAATGGTTgacaaatataattcaaatgacaaaaatatcttcCACCCAATTACTAATTCACCATCACTGCTCTTGGCCACCTCCCTTCTTCTCTCttcccccccctccctcccatGACTACCTTTAGCAATCGCCGCCTCGTTACCCCGTGCCGTCTCGTCACTGTTGTTGCCTTGCTGATGCATCTTATCGCTGTTATTACTGTCATCTCGCTAGCCGATGTATCCTCGTCGTCGTTATCTCCTTATCATTGTATCCTCGCCACCTAATCGTTGCAAGCTCATGCCAATCAGGCTTCATCGCGGATAAAGATAAGCGATGAAGGTCGATCGGGCCTCCTCCGTAGTGGACAAAGAAGAGAGAGCAAAGAAAATGAGACAAATGggtggaattttttttatcatgtcATGCACGTGTAACACGGTGTATAATAAATTGCCCTAAAGATGTTAACATTATGGTATGAGTCTTTACACCCCTTTTGTCTACCAGAAAACCCATCCAGTTACGATTTTAAAAACTATCTGATAGTTTCAACATaagaaatattaagaaattaaaatatctttGGTACTTTTATTGGGTCATCTTGGCAATCATCATattaaacaattaaatgacaGTTGACTATAGTAAAAGCCACAAGCGTTGGCTTATGGTGACAGGAATAATCCTATCAAGACCCacttaacttcttcttcttccgcacACAGATATCTCTTTCATTCTctaaagaagaaatgaaagcttCATATCATAAGACAGTTAACAGTGTATAACAAGCTAGCCAATATATCTTCGAATTGATTGTAAGTCTACAAGCCACAGAAAAGCAACCATATATGGAAACTGTGGAAATCGAATCAAATCAAACCTTCGTATACAGCAACTgtagaaaggaaaattttaaacTTCCATATCAATGGAGTTGAGTTTTCACTAGAGAGAATCAACTTTCTGAAGCTCCACCGGCGTCACCGTCTGCCCGTATCTCACCGCCATCAAATCACTCAAATCGCCCTCCAAGTAAGCTCTCATGAACGCCACCGTAATCCCCGCTACAAACCGCCGCATCGGCCCTCTACTCCTCCCATTCTTGCACAAACAGTACGTCGCCTTCCCCCTTATCCCGCCGGTGTTATCGTCCAGCATGTCGACGTGGCCGTAGTCCTTGGCCACAAAATAGAACGCTGGCTTCCGGCACTCGCCGTAAAAGTTCTCGTGGTTCACTCCCTTTGGCGCGCAGGCAGGGAAGAACGGGTTCTTCTTCACCTCGCCCAAACCCGACCCGATCACCATCACCGCCATGTCCAGATCGAACGAGTGCGGGATGTAGGTGAGCACCGCCGGCGGAGTTTGCTTGCCCTTGTCCATGCCGTCAACCGGATCTATGCCGATTAGGGCTGAGAATTTCAGGGAAGCGGTAGCTGTTCTACCGAGCGCAAGCGCAAATGCGGCCTTGCCTCCCCGGCTATGGCCGGACAATGCGATCTTGCTCAGGTTTGGCCGAACATTGGCCGGAAGCAACTTCTGGAGGCCTTCCGGTAACCAGTTTGTTATTGCCGCTGCCGACCTGATTTCTTCCGTCGAATCGGGTCCGGCCACAGTGTATAGCTGTTGCATTGCAAAACGAAAATTTGTAACTTTGCAGAGTTATCAagacaaataatttaaaaaaattgactgTGTTCAATCTCCATGCAACGGGATCATTTGCTAACTAAATATAATTTGCACCCAGAAGAACCCAATTTTATACAATCTCCATTTTGATAATTACTTTTCTTAGAGATTTTATTGTTTGGACGTGGACATGCATTCTGAATACACAACTATATAGTGTCCGCAGCAAACAACAGTTGAATTAGGTTTTCTATATCTATTCTTATATATATCTCTTATTCATAATGAGAATAGGTTTTATCCCTGTAAGATGTGAACTTGACAGAGCTGATTAGCaggagagaaaatagagaagaagatgaatatccttagagaaaaacaaaaaacacaaaaaagaaattaaagaagaaatggaCCTGAGGAGCAATGACGATGAAGCCATGGGAAGCGACGTGCTGGATGAGCTGAGAGTAGAAAGAGTTGGAGAGGAGATAGCcatggaggaggaggagcagtGGGAACTCGCCGGATTCATCTCCCGATGGTGTGGCAATCAAGAGCGGCTTCGGAGGGGGAACGGATGTCGAGACCCATCGCTCCGGATCGAGGCTTAGAGTAGCAGTTGTGTAGTTGCCGGCATCGAACACTTTAGCAGTAGACATGTAtgaattaatacttattattgaAGCTTTCTTCTTGCTATAGTCTTTTGTTTATGGTCGCTTGCTTGGGATAAGGTTCGTGGTTATGTGGGTAGGTGGGTGGCCTTTAGAGCCCCACCCACCTTGATAGCACCATAGCAATAATTCGGATTGGCCTCTCTTCCCTTCCCAGTGGGAAATTGGGAAACTTGGAGTTGGAGGCATCGGTAGATATTTTAGCCCATTTTGGTTTTAAGTTCAAGCATTTTacgaaataaataattataatagtgAATTAGCACAATTTCAAACAAGACCTTATTAATTAGTCTGCCGGTTGTCCATGactttgaattattatttagtAGCAAAGCCCATTCGGCATcttcataacttgaatcaaatgaaTCAATTTGGATCTGATCCGCCAGAGTTGGACCTTTCTTCGGGCAGAAAAATAGGCCCAAATCTCTGAAATCTAATCTCCATTGGATCTGGCCCACATCCTTGATTGACAGACGTACTTAAATGCCTTGGTagttagattcattttattaggCCTTTTTAAAGTTGGGCCTCATTAGATTTACTTAATTGGGCCATTTGGTTACCAAGTCCCATTAAGTTCATTTTATTAGGTCATTTTTCTAATTGTATCTCATTAAACTTATTATATTGAGACATTTTCTAAATTGTGActgattaaatttattttgagtagTGTTCCAGACCTCTCTCCAGTTGGAAAAATGAATTCTCCTGACTCACTTAGAggttgataaataaattttaattaattttagtaaattttaacatttaataaataatttttaatatttatctaattaataaaaaaataacaaatttatggaCTCAAGAAATTCATCAATCAAGGCTACTGCTACACACTTAATTGTGATTCTGCACAATTAGAAGTGATAAAAGACTATCATTAAAACACTATCACAACATACTATCAACTcagtttattatttaaaatactgaTATTTTTCTCGAAATTAAGGGCCCAAATGGGTGAAATCAGCCATTTATTTTTAGACTTTGATTTTTTGACATATTTCTTACTTGGCTGAGTTATAATGAGATTTTGTATCTTTAATTAACATAACATGTAGATAAAAACTGTTATTTAAACATTCAAGTTTTAATACTTTTATTAACACTTTACATTAacattaattcaaaatattaataagagtattaaatttaaatattcaaataataattttacaaatataaataataattaaaaaagagcTAGAGATTGAGTCacaagaaataattaaattcctaaaacccttcttttctctttcaaaagtaCCCATTACATATAAAGGGATAGGATGCGGTAGTTTAATGGGGGTAACTTACTATTCCCTGCATCCCACTGACAAAGTGGGACTCAGCCAACTTTACCTATGATTAGATAAATTATTGATATGATAAATCCAAAGAAAATTATTACATAAAGTGGAAGAAGAGGCAATCAAGATAAAGGGCAACAACAATTAGAGGGGGGGCGCTAATCATCTCCACAAGATGATGGATCAAAAGTGCACCCAGAACTAAAATCCATGTCTTTATCTTTCCCTCATTCTTTACTCAAAATGGGATTCTTCTCTTTATTGACTGCCCCAGTCCAAGATAcctcttttctttcctcaaGAATGCAAGAACAAAGGCAAAGCCTTGCAATCACATGGTTTCCAAAGCTTTCATTCACATGACCACTTTAACAgctcaaaaacataaaagaaaaaagagcaaaacccatatgcccatatatatatatatatattaaaagagaccatatatataaatactttagttcctctctttttttacaacccaaaagaacaaaaaggaaaaaaaaaaaaaaagaagcaccCACCAAATACCTGAACATATTGGTTAGTCCAAAGCCTCCCAAGGGGCCATGAATTCTATACCAAATTCCCCATTCTCCCAAATTCTAATACTATCTTATTCTACTTGGAACTTCAAATTCTGTGTTTATTGCTTCTTTCACCTGCAATGGAGAGCAGCCTAGCCACACCCTGAGTCCAAATGTCACACTCCCTCTGGTTCCGGCACTCGAATTCGACCAGGCCGCGCGTCAAGGTCTTCAGTCCGAAGTACCGGCGGTGTTCGCCGCCCTCAAGCAGGTGGCGGCCCGGCCAGGCGGGGATATCTTTACATACTTCCACCACAACATCTGGAAATTCAAAGGGCGGGGGGCAAATTTAGAGTCCAGAGATACCATCTTTTGGtgcttttcaactttagttggggggggggggggcaattcCCTTTCTCAAATCCCTATATAGAAGAAGCCCCACCCCCTTCATTTTAGTTTCCACACTAAGAAAGACAAAAGCAAGAGGAAGcttactctttttcttttttgtgatgGTCCCAGCAACGTGCCTGCTCTTCATCTTGAGTATTACCTGCAAATCCAGAGGCACAAGGTTTTAGAAACTAAATTCTgaaatcaaaagataaaaatggTTCATTGGGCCTGTTGTGTTTAATCATGATCGATTTTCCTAATTTCAACTTTTTCAGCAGAATCTTAATTTAAGACTGCATGGCCCCCACATTATCCCCAAAAACTAGTTAAAGCACAAGCTAGTTACCGATCAAATCAGGTTGTTTTCGTTTGTTTTCTGTAGGAACGGACTGACTTAAGATAAGTTCATTGCTCTTCTCGCAGCCAGGAATgaaggagagagaaaatatTACCTGACCCATCCTGTTGATATAAACAGACACTACTTTCCAATGGAGATCTCCTGCATCAATGATGGCAATCAATGTTATCCTCCAATTCGTTCTCTAGGCAACAACATAACATATAGCAAGACTTAGATAAACAGATACCTTTGCGAGTTCGCTTGAGGAGTTCACAACCTCGGGCCAGCAACTCCCGACTGCATATGCCTAAGAAGTTCTCTTCAGGAACAAGCTCACCACTGAAGCTACCATTGGAGCTGCCATTACTACCGTTGCCAGCTCCATTACCAACCCCTATTCCTTTCTCCACTGGAATCACCGCTGCTATATTCCAGACTTCTTTCAACGCCCTAGCCTTCAATGTGGCTGCCCCACGGAGAGCTACATCACAACCACACCACAGTTAATGCGCTAACAAGAATTGCAGAATGCAAAGCATTCATGCTAAAAACTTAGCCAGCAAATGGTAAACTGTAAACAACCCAACTGTGGTAACTGAATTAATAAAGTTGGAACAGTGTGGCGTCAATAGCTCAAAATAATATCCATAACACATTAGTTTCCATACCAGTGGCAGCTGCCGCTGTTAAAGTCATGATATCTCCGGCTGACCGGACATTAACAGCAGAGCTAACAACGGAGGCAAGGTGTTCACGCTCTGCCCCCATGGTCTCAGCAGCTTCAACACACTGCGCTGCCACCAATGTGGCAGCTGATGCAACCGCCATATCTGTCTTGGCCCTCTGCTCGTCCTTCCCCGAGCCTGAAGAGGCAGCGGTGGCAGCAGCAATGGCAGCCACTGCTGCAGCAACTCCAGCAACCGAGACCGCAGCATGGAGCTGTGCATTGTGGGCCCTagtttcttccttcttcttctccctcctgTCCTTCAACCACCTTCCCACCGTCTTCCCTCCACCAGTGGCCACCGCTCCGCTGCCACCAGTGGACCAAACGTATGGAGCATTTATTGGGTTATTCAGACGAGCAAACTGCACAAACATTTACACATCAGTCACCCGTATAGTAAGCACCTCTGGCGTGAAAAGAACAATTTAACAATCCGTAAGAATAATGGGCAGGAGGGACAACAATTTATCGATTTATAGTCCTATATGAACTCCCCACCCACCTTGCGGTCTGGGATTTCACAATTCATAATTGTGCCTACAGTTCAACAATAATGGGCAGAAATCAACCATCTTAGAAACTAGCCCTCGCTCGAAAGACTGAAATCCTCACCACTACAGGAATTTAACATATCACTAGATAATCACCCAAGTTCATGGTTACAATTGCAATTATTCTTATATCACTGGAAACATATTCTTAAACCATGCTTCGAAACGCCAAGAATGAATAATTGTGACTCCTTACAGAGGCCTAATATAACTACGCAATAATAAATGGTACAACATATATGCTTAGCTTATACAATTGTACAATAATCTGCGAGAAACTTGTATCCATGTGCTTATGTCTGTAGTCTATAGGCTATGTACATATCTATCTATCTGTACGAATGTGTACAGAGACATTAAAATGCCAAACTGGACCTTCTGAACAATATATTAAAAGTTACTATATCCAGCGAAAGTTTTACTTCTTCCGGAAGATAAGAGTGTGTTAGTGGTGAAACCGGatcttattttaattgttcactCAGGAACAGGAGTGATTCAGCtctttgtatggaagaaagcGCAACGTCTATACGTATTCTAATCCATCTGGGGTGCAAGTGTAATTAAAAGAGACATTGTTGGTTGCAGAGAAAGCtgaaacctctctctctctctctctctctctctctctgttcagGGTTCGTACTCTtcttaaccaaaaaaaagagaaaacaaaaaccatatCGGGGTTGCTGGGCATGTGTATCAGACACCGGCAAACATGTCAGATGATCGGCGAGAATGCATCACAGACATGCGGAGGTATTCAAACTTCGATACGTTttaagaaagagatagagaaccTTGTCGTCGATTTCGGAGGGGGAAACTGGCGGGCTGTCGGTCAGAGAGCCTCCGTTCAAAGGCCCACTGCTGTGGGACAGTCTTCCTGAAGTCCGCGGCGACACCTCCTGCTGGAAAACCCAAAAAGAATACGCATCATTGAAGGTTTGCGGAATTGTTTAATGgtgaaaatacaaagaaaacagAGCAAAAATTGGGTTTTATTGTAATCTGTCAATATGCCAGTGGGTTGATGATTATTGAAGGTAAAAGATTATTGAAAATGAAGCATAGACAACCCAGAGAAAGAGTGCCTGGTGTCTGTATTTTAATGCCGTCCTCGAGAAAATAGAAAGCCGCTTCGGTAATTCCAAGAAGGACTTTGGTTTGGGTTTGTTTCCCCGTGAACTCAAACCCGGAAAATTAACATCTCCATGGAGAAAGAAACCACAAAGAACAAAAGACGGTGAATTATGAGAAAgcaaatacaatgaaaaatgGCATGAAATCGCCAAAATTAACGTCCGATTTCCAGAAATATAAGAAGAGGACAACTTGGGCAAGACCAAACCGACAGAATATCCATAGTTTTGTCAAGACGTAGGCACTGGAGGTTTTGGCATATATACTCACAGACTGCGACATTATGCGTTCCATGACAAGCTGCGAAGTCTCGGAGGAAGCAAACGAGAAAGGGTTGCCGGACACAGTTGCCGCCTCCTCGGCCTCTCCGGCGAGTTCCTCCGGAATAGCTTCCCCGGCAGTGTCACGGCCACCTGCTTTGACACCGGCGGCCAAGGTCTTGGTGAGAATCTGGGCCGGGGAGAGAGCTCTGGAAAGTTGGAGAGCGGAGGCGCTCCAGGAGCGGGACAAGAACTCCATGGGCTCATGCGGAGTCTCCGGCGGCCGGAAGGGGTCTGGTTGCAGCGGTGGGTCCATCTGAGCTgcaatacaatacaatacaacAAAGCTTTGGCACAGGGAGAGAGATTTGAAGTTTGGATTTATCGAGTTCAGCTTGAGGCAGGGCCGGAGCCTGCAATTGCTTGCTTTTATATACAGCGTGGCCACTGTCCACTGTGACTCCGAGGACAGACCGCCCCCCCGGCCCGCCCAAATTACCAGCTGAGCTGCTGGGTCTATTTTTACAATTTACAAAAGCTAcctcttttactttttaatatgaaaaaatatattttttgttttttttttttttggggggggagggggagtcCTGCAGTGTAGTgtagagaggggggggggggggggagggggagtcCTGCAGTGTAGTGTAGAGTAACACCTTTCAATTGTCCATTTaagggtggggggggggggcaaagGGCAACAAACATGGAATGGAATTATCCACCTCCTCGCAGTACGCTTCTCAGTTAAAAACAGCAACCAAACTAgtctctattttttcttaaataaaataaataaatttgaacaGTTAAGTTTGGTCtctatctccctcattttttttatcattagtaCTCATCATTTATAAATTGAGAGTCTCGTTTAAGGGATGGGCCAACCTTGGACCCGATTTGTGAGTGCAAAATGGGACCCACTTCACTCGACCTAAGTCGAGTTTTTGGCAAATTGATCTTCAGCTCACAAAGCTTAACAAGTCAAGATCAACAAAAATTTGTTACTTCCAccttttttaaaattgttttaaaatataaatattttatttaattaatataaatatatttaaatatataaatattttatttataaaataaaattttaaaacgtaaaaattaaatatttaaaaattgaaaaatcgaATAGTTTCCAAAATCTAAGTTGAAAAgtagtattaaattttatagatatttaaaaactatttcatattttaaatttaaattctaaaatttgagCCAGattaatacttatttatatatttagaattttttaaagtgattataattttttatgcacGAGTTGtaaattttcttataaaagtaggtgcaaaatataaattattcaaaatttattgattctcattgtaaatttttgtcattatttatataatttttaaaatattaaactaaggGCAATAATTAAGTACCAATAAAAAATCATACATCATTACCCTACCCTAAGAACGATGGTTAATATTactctaaaattaaatatcaaaaattcaactttaaaattaaattatttataatttcatttaaattattagacTCAATATGCCCTATTTATATAGGGAGTTAAAGTTTTAATCACGAATCATATAAATGgagttaaaattcattaaaattaagTAAGTCATCAATTAATGTATAAAAtactatcattattatttgaacaaTTCAACATCCTAATCTGACCCATTCCTCGAAAGTAGTTTTTTATGGGATCCCAATTTACtaaattgttatttttgatTCGgaccttattattattattattattaaatgttataaGATAGCGTGCATTGAAagttataattttgatgattttagaTAATCTCTGacttgttcaatttttttttttaatctaaatgCTGCCCCCATCAATTCCAAAATAAATGATGGGAACCCGAAGGAAGGAATAGGAATAGGAATAGGATACATAGAGGTATAGTAGTATAGATAAGCATGAGAAGAAATCAAACCGGCAGTTGGACCCTACAAAATCCGACCCACACCCAGTGACCTGTATCCATCTGGAAGAGttaatgagttgggccatgCCCACGCCCATCCGTAGAGTCGGAAGCAACCTTTGAAAGAGGTAAGCCTTAGAATGTGTGGTGAAATTTCAATGATTGGAAGCCATACCTTCCCTCTTTAAATCCTTTGTCTCTGGCTTCTCATTTTGGCCTCAATCATGCACTTCCCATCCATTTATTATACGCTCAAATCGGGTCCCGCCCCGGCCCATATATTAAACATGTTTATCTTTACATAAGAAAGTGGCAGAGCCACCCGTCTTTACACGTGAAAGAATGTCAATTCCATTTGGGAATTCGGGTAAGGGTCACACCGTATTATTTACCCATCCCAAGGCCAATATATGGTTTGAAGTTTCCAATTTCCCTCCCTTTATCACTAAATAAATGCTAATAACACCCTGATAACATGGTTTAGATGATTTTTACCtacattttatataattttatttttgattttttaaaatttttagtttaGATGTTCAACATTATTACGGAACAATAAAGAGTTCAATAATGAAATGGGTCCACAACTACCTCAAAGGAAAAGTATGAGAAATGGGCCAAGTAATTTAGGTGGGCTGAGAAAATATTACTCGACAAGTGACTGTGTTATGAAAATGGTCGAATGAGAGTCTCTCAGTGGTTGAGTGGTCGAGAGACCACATGGATGGGCAAAGTTGAGAGCCATGTGGCCAAGTGAGGCTAAGAAAATATTTCCTAGCAAGTGATTGTGCTATGAAAATGGTCGAGTGAGGGTCTCTC from Diospyros lotus cultivar Yz01 chromosome 4, ASM1463336v1, whole genome shotgun sequence includes the following:
- the LOC127800809 gene encoding VAN3-binding protein-like — encoded protein: MDPPLQPDPFRPPETPHEPMEFLSRSWSASALQLSRALSPAQILTKTLAAGVKAGGRDTAGEAIPEELAGEAEEAATVSGNPFSFASSETSQLVMERIMSQSQEVSPRTSGRLSHSSGPLNGGSLTDSPPVSPSEIDDKFARLNNPINAPYVWSTGGSGAVATGGGKTVGRWLKDRREKKKEETRAHNAQLHAAVSVAGVAAAVAAIAAATAASSGSGKDEQRAKTDMAVASAATLVAAQCVEAAETMGAEREHLASVVSSAVNVRSAGDIMTLTAAAATALRGAATLKARALKEVWNIAAVIPVEKGIGVGNGAGNGSNGSSNGSFSGELVPEENFLGICSRELLARGCELLKRTRKGDLHWKVVSVYINRMGQVILKMKSRHVAGTITKKKKNVVVEVCKDIPAWPGRHLLEGGEHRRYFGLKTLTRGLVEFECRNQRECDIWTQGVARLLSIAGERSNKHRI
- the LOC127798884 gene encoding chlorophyllase-2; this encodes MSTAKVFDAGNYTTATLSLDPERWVSTSVPPPKPLLIATPSGDESGEFPLLLLLHGYLLSNSFYSQLIQHVASHGFIVIAPQLYTVAGPDSTEEIRSAAAITNWLPEGLQKLLPANVRPNLSKIALSGHSRGGKAAFALALGRTATASLKFSALIGIDPVDGMDKGKQTPPAVLTYIPHSFDLDMAVMVIGSGLGEVKKNPFFPACAPKGVNHENFYGECRKPAFYFVAKDYGHVDMLDDNTGGIRGKATYCLCKNGRSRGPMRRFVAGITVAFMRAYLEGDLSDLMAVRYGQTVTPVELQKVDSL